The Euwallacea similis isolate ESF13 chromosome 35, ESF131.1, whole genome shotgun sequence genome has a segment encoding these proteins:
- the Arpc5 gene encoding actin-related protein 2/3 complex subunit 5-C has product MAKNTSSSAFRKIDVDQYCEDNYKEDEVDQVGPHGPDENEVKNLLQKGKLIDALKVVLINAPLGSKNQQIKENALNLTLRVLLSIKPSQIEEAVNSLEEEQLDILMKYVYKGFENPSEGSSGHLLVWHEKVYNVGGVGCIVRVLSDTRRA; this is encoded by the exons ATGGCGAAAAATACCTCAAGTTCGGCCTTCCGAAAAATTGACGTCGACCAGTACTGCGAAGACAATTACAAGGAGGATGAAGTTGACCAAGTGGGTCCCCATGGGCCAGACGAGAACGAAGTTAAAAACCTACTGCAAAA AGGAAAGCTCATAGACGCCCTGAAAGTAGTACTAATAAATGCACCATTAGGATCAAAAAATCAACAGATTAAG GAAAACGCTCTAAACTTGACGCTCCGTGTGCTGCTATCAATTAAACCCTCGCAAATAGAGGAAGCAGTCAATTCCCTCGAAGAAGAACAGCTAGATATACTAATGAAGTATGTCTACAAGGGCTTCGAAAACCCTTCTGAAGGTAGCAGTGGGCATTTGCTAGTATGGCACGAAAAGGTGTACAATGTTGGGGGGGTGGGATGTATCGTTAGGGTTTTATCTGACACTCGTCGAGCATGA
- the LOC136418488 gene encoding uncharacterized protein isoform X2, translating into MGTKTCSASADLSLKDSENPFIKLYKSAGQGIVDALQRDYLKEIRMYLIHKDSGELLEMYTLKVKYNKKDAKASRRTSEAKNATIEFLEALSNLPGKMLNENEVKVEFDLLYNEETPQEYEPPFFQAAKGQLRDVAFSQCVSLGNVDTGFHKISSYGRGKNFLISRATTPTSFVESVQEEPKNSVVELEEPKQENEDNEKPVSKKAKISNQTSFSTETWFDTICSAEAISLSSSEDGIQCLCEWSLPKQFSQIRCSHCFSRVHLACHGYLKEEDIKKDKFLCFCCSNNKKHVSLSSLKRLMKLRITLFGLHANKIIPEEIKCATGDDMTFLLTKLEEFGILQKNSTDNCWACVFSVYLPFYGVFLITFHVSAISILKQLRNLLKQCFIVRILRLLSRVSYYHVFNNVFDLLLSINLGPLYVLRVIPVFDFKIAN; encoded by the exons ATGGGAACAAAAACATGTTCCGCCAGTGCGGATCTAAGTTTG aaaGACTCTGAGAATCCGTTTATCAAGTTGTATAAATCTGCGGGACAAGGAATAGTTGACGCTTTACAAAGGGATTAT TTAAAAGAAATAAGGATGTATTTGATTCATAAAGACAGTGGCGAACTCTTAGAAATGTACACTCTTAAAGTGAAATACAACAAGAAGGATGCGAAAGCTAGTAGACGTACTTCTGAAGCAAAAAATGCTACTATTGAATTCCTTGAAGCGCTAAGTAATTTGCCTGGCAAAATGTTGAACGAAAATGAGGTGAAAGTGGAGTTTGATCTGCTGTACAACGAag AAACCCCGCAAGAATACGAACCGCCGTTTTTTCAAGCCGCCAAGGGCCAATTGAGAGATGTTGCATTTTCGCAATGTGTATCATTGGGCAATGTTGACACTGGATTTCACAAAATCAGCAGTTATGGAagaggaaaaaat TTCCTGATTTCCCGTGCAACTACCCCTACTTCCTTCGTTGAGAGCGTACAAGAAGAGCCTAAAAACAGTGTAGTTGAACTTGAAGAGCcaaaacaagaaaatgaaG atAATGAAAAACCGGTGTCAAAGAAAGCCAAAATCTCAAATCAGACCTCCTTCTCAACGGAAACATGGTTTGATACAATTTGTAGTGCAG AGGCGATTTCTTTAAGCTCAAGCGAAGACGGAATCCAATGTTTATGCGAATGGAGTTTACCGAAACAGTTTAGCCAGATCCGATGCTCACACTGCTTCTCCAGAGTGCATTTAGCATGTCACGGTTACCTCAAAGAAGAGGATATAAAGAAAGACaagtttttgtgtttttgttgTTCAAACAACAAGAAACACGTCTCCTTGTCGTCATTAAAAAGACTCATGAAGTTACG GATCACACTCTTCGGCTTACAtgccaataaaattattccCGAAGAGATTAAATGTGCAACGGGAGACGATATGACTTTCCTATTGACTAAATTGGAAGAATTTGGTATTTTGCAGAAGAACTCAACTGATAATTGCTGGGCGTGCgtattttcagtttatttgcctttttatggtgtatttttaataacatttcaTGTTTCAGcgatttcaattttgaagcaGTTGAGAAATCTATTAAAGCAGTGTTTCATTGTTCGAATTCTGAGACTTTTGAGTAGAGTTTCATATTATCATGTATTTAATAACGTTTTCGACTTATTACTCTCAATCAATCTGGGACCACTATATGTTCTTAGAGTGATTCCCGTGTTTGACTTTAAAATCGCAAATTGA
- the LOC136418488 gene encoding uncharacterized protein isoform X1, which produces MGTKTCSASADLSLALKAVNIKKSVQTYQLSKKYVNRLVKISLLNIIYRRINITRDEFVLRSYPSPYFVFKKDSENPFIKLYKSAGQGIVDALQRDYLKEIRMYLIHKDSGELLEMYTLKVKYNKKDAKASRRTSEAKNATIEFLEALSNLPGKMLNENEVKVEFDLLYNEETPQEYEPPFFQAAKGQLRDVAFSQCVSLGNVDTGFHKISSYGRGKNFLISRATTPTSFVESVQEEPKNSVVELEEPKQENEDNEKPVSKKAKISNQTSFSTETWFDTICSAEAISLSSSEDGIQCLCEWSLPKQFSQIRCSHCFSRVHLACHGYLKEEDIKKDKFLCFCCSNNKKHVSLSSLKRLMKLRITLFGLHANKIIPEEIKCATGDDMTFLLTKLEEFGILQKNSTDNCWACVFSVYLPFYGVFLITFHVSAISILKQLRNLLKQCFIVRILRLLSRVSYYHVFNNVFDLLLSINLGPLYVLRVIPVFDFKIAN; this is translated from the exons ATGGGAACAAAAACATGTTCCGCCAGTGCGGATCTAAGTTTG GCGTTGAAAGCAGTTAATATAAAGAAATCAGTACAAACTTATCAGCTATCAAAGAAATATGTGAACAGACTAGTGAAAATATCACTGTTAAATATCATATATCGAAGAATCAACATTACTCGCGATGAATTTGTACTGAGGTCCTATCCGAGTccttattttgttttcaagaaaGACTCTGAGAATCCGTTTATCAAGTTGTATAAATCTGCGGGACAAGGAATAGTTGACGCTTTACAAAGGGATTAT TTAAAAGAAATAAGGATGTATTTGATTCATAAAGACAGTGGCGAACTCTTAGAAATGTACACTCTTAAAGTGAAATACAACAAGAAGGATGCGAAAGCTAGTAGACGTACTTCTGAAGCAAAAAATGCTACTATTGAATTCCTTGAAGCGCTAAGTAATTTGCCTGGCAAAATGTTGAACGAAAATGAGGTGAAAGTGGAGTTTGATCTGCTGTACAACGAag AAACCCCGCAAGAATACGAACCGCCGTTTTTTCAAGCCGCCAAGGGCCAATTGAGAGATGTTGCATTTTCGCAATGTGTATCATTGGGCAATGTTGACACTGGATTTCACAAAATCAGCAGTTATGGAagaggaaaaaat TTCCTGATTTCCCGTGCAACTACCCCTACTTCCTTCGTTGAGAGCGTACAAGAAGAGCCTAAAAACAGTGTAGTTGAACTTGAAGAGCcaaaacaagaaaatgaaG atAATGAAAAACCGGTGTCAAAGAAAGCCAAAATCTCAAATCAGACCTCCTTCTCAACGGAAACATGGTTTGATACAATTTGTAGTGCAG AGGCGATTTCTTTAAGCTCAAGCGAAGACGGAATCCAATGTTTATGCGAATGGAGTTTACCGAAACAGTTTAGCCAGATCCGATGCTCACACTGCTTCTCCAGAGTGCATTTAGCATGTCACGGTTACCTCAAAGAAGAGGATATAAAGAAAGACaagtttttgtgtttttgttgTTCAAACAACAAGAAACACGTCTCCTTGTCGTCATTAAAAAGACTCATGAAGTTACG GATCACACTCTTCGGCTTACAtgccaataaaattattccCGAAGAGATTAAATGTGCAACGGGAGACGATATGACTTTCCTATTGACTAAATTGGAAGAATTTGGTATTTTGCAGAAGAACTCAACTGATAATTGCTGGGCGTGCgtattttcagtttatttgcctttttatggtgtatttttaataacatttcaTGTTTCAGcgatttcaattttgaagcaGTTGAGAAATCTATTAAAGCAGTGTTTCATTGTTCGAATTCTGAGACTTTTGAGTAGAGTTTCATATTATCATGTATTTAATAACGTTTTCGACTTATTACTCTCAATCAATCTGGGACCACTATATGTTCTTAGAGTGATTCCCGTGTTTGACTTTAAAATCGCAAATTGA
- the LOC136418488 gene encoding uncharacterized protein isoform X3, with translation MGTKTCSASADLSLALKAVNIKKSVQTYQLSKKYVNRLVKISLLNIIYRRINITRDEFVLRSYPSPYFVFKKDSENPFIKLYKSAGQGIVDALQRDYLKEIRMYLIHKDSGELLEMYTLKVKYNKKDAKASRRTSEAKNATIEFLEALSNLPGKMLNENEVKVEFDLLYNEETPQEYEPPFFQAAKGQLRDVAFSQCVSLGNVDTGFHKISSYGRGKNFLISRATTPTSFVESVQEEPKNSVVELEEPKQENEDNEKPVSKKAKISNQTSFSTETWFDTICSAEAISLSSSEDGIQCLCEWSLPKQFSQIRCSHCFSRVHLACHGYLKEEDIKKDKFLCFCCSNNKKHVSLSSLKRLMKLRITLFGLHANKIIPEEIKCATGDDMTFLLTKLEEFGILQKNSTDNCWADFNFEAVEKSIKAVFHCSNSETFE, from the exons ATGGGAACAAAAACATGTTCCGCCAGTGCGGATCTAAGTTTG GCGTTGAAAGCAGTTAATATAAAGAAATCAGTACAAACTTATCAGCTATCAAAGAAATATGTGAACAGACTAGTGAAAATATCACTGTTAAATATCATATATCGAAGAATCAACATTACTCGCGATGAATTTGTACTGAGGTCCTATCCGAGTccttattttgttttcaagaaaGACTCTGAGAATCCGTTTATCAAGTTGTATAAATCTGCGGGACAAGGAATAGTTGACGCTTTACAAAGGGATTAT TTAAAAGAAATAAGGATGTATTTGATTCATAAAGACAGTGGCGAACTCTTAGAAATGTACACTCTTAAAGTGAAATACAACAAGAAGGATGCGAAAGCTAGTAGACGTACTTCTGAAGCAAAAAATGCTACTATTGAATTCCTTGAAGCGCTAAGTAATTTGCCTGGCAAAATGTTGAACGAAAATGAGGTGAAAGTGGAGTTTGATCTGCTGTACAACGAag AAACCCCGCAAGAATACGAACCGCCGTTTTTTCAAGCCGCCAAGGGCCAATTGAGAGATGTTGCATTTTCGCAATGTGTATCATTGGGCAATGTTGACACTGGATTTCACAAAATCAGCAGTTATGGAagaggaaaaaat TTCCTGATTTCCCGTGCAACTACCCCTACTTCCTTCGTTGAGAGCGTACAAGAAGAGCCTAAAAACAGTGTAGTTGAACTTGAAGAGCcaaaacaagaaaatgaaG atAATGAAAAACCGGTGTCAAAGAAAGCCAAAATCTCAAATCAGACCTCCTTCTCAACGGAAACATGGTTTGATACAATTTGTAGTGCAG AGGCGATTTCTTTAAGCTCAAGCGAAGACGGAATCCAATGTTTATGCGAATGGAGTTTACCGAAACAGTTTAGCCAGATCCGATGCTCACACTGCTTCTCCAGAGTGCATTTAGCATGTCACGGTTACCTCAAAGAAGAGGATATAAAGAAAGACaagtttttgtgtttttgttgTTCAAACAACAAGAAACACGTCTCCTTGTCGTCATTAAAAAGACTCATGAAGTTACG GATCACACTCTTCGGCTTACAtgccaataaaattattccCGAAGAGATTAAATGTGCAACGGGAGACGATATGACTTTCCTATTGACTAAATTGGAAGAATTTGGTATTTTGCAGAAGAACTCAACTGATAATTGCTGGGC cgatttcaattttgaagcaGTTGAGAAATCTATTAAAGCAGTGTTTCATTGTTCGAATTCTGAGACTTTTGAGTAG
- the LOC136418501 gene encoding uncharacterized protein isoform X1, producing MGNYVRLYKRRNMYVLRMFTLTFKRKLLVFIVLAATSFILLLWPHYYLINDIDRKHRLQKIDLLIKEQASTLACKQPKLDVYNPEIMKFVKNVPPIDCSKAGIDWVKCQGSECVIQDEARQKYGPIKCSFTDIIRINDFELSDGETTYSSEYYKLEKSDVVRASCQSSEYKWLATLTGIRLENGIWDRSSWEEMKSTAAKMNVLIFGYDSLSRNAFIRKLPETYEYLTKNLDSIVLEGYNIVGDGTPQALIPLLTGKTELELPDTRKRVKDTAFVNSYPFIWNEYKAAGYVTAFFEDVPSIGTFTYRLNGFQEVPTDHYMRPYYLANLGEQSKWPKLCTGDSPRHQIILNMIKDFFSVYRTKPKFLFAFHGELSHDDYNLIGVADNDTANFIKELDLSGALNNTILIVMADHGHRFAAVRNTVQGKQEERLPFFSFTFPSWFKLKYPAEYLNIKINRDMLTTPFDVHKTLQHILDFSYIPYADITQRGVSLFSQIPYERSCSYAYIEPHWCACLDWQTINLTHPLTSRVASALVDAINNFTAVHRDICSPVNISRIFWITKLTPNQNLLKFRQNADIDGFVADLSAKLNVKTDLYQIKVSLIPGDSIFEASIEHVKEGDFLQVKMSDISRINMYREQAFCVEKDFPEFRKYCFCRS from the exons ATGGGCAACTATGTGAGATTATATAAGAGAAGGAACATGTATGTTTTGCGAATGTTTACTTTAACATTCAAGAGAAAACTCCTGGTTTTCATTGTTCTGGCCGCAactagttttattttattgttatggcCTCATTACTATTTGATAAATGACATTGATCGAAAGCACAGACT cCAGAAAATCGATTTGCTCATTAAAGAACAAGCCAGCACCTTGGCCTGTAAACAACCCAAACTCGATGTGTATAATCcggaaataatgaaatttgtcaaaaatgtcCCTCCAATAGACTGCTCTAAAGCTGGCATTGATTGGGTAAAATGCCAA GGCTCGGAATGTGTCATTCAAGATGAAGCGAGACAAAAATATGGCCCAATCAAATGCTCTTTTACTGACATAATTAGAATAAATGATTTCGAATTGTCAGATGGGGAAACAACCTATTCTTCAGAGTACTATAAGCTAGAGAAAAGTGACGTAGTAAGAGCTTCTTGTCAGTCATCAGAGTACAAGTGGTTGGCAACGTTGACGGGCATAAGGTTAGAAAATGGCATCTGGGATAGATCTAGTTGGGAGGAAATGAAAAGCACAGCCgcaaaaatgaatgttttaatatttggaTATGATTCTTTATCCAGGAATGcgtttattagaaaattgccAGAGACATATGAGTATCTCACAAAGAATTTGGATTCCATTGTTTTGGAAGG GTATAACATAGTGGGCGATGGTACTCCTCAAGCTTTAATCCCTCTTCTAACTGGAAAAACAGAATTAGAACTACCAGATACCAGAAAACGCGTAAAAGACACTGCATTTGTAAACTCTTATCCATTTATATGGAACGAATACAAAGCTGCAGGCTATGTCACTGCGTTTTTTGAAGATGTTCCAAGTATTGGGACGTTCACCTATAGACTTAATGGTTTCCAG gAGGTACCCACTGACCATTATATGCGGCCCTATTATCTGGCCAACCTAGGTGAGCAAAGTAAGTGGCCCAAACTGTGTACTGGGGACTCACCTAGACACCAGATTATTTTAAACATGATCAAAGAC TTTTTTAGTGTCTACAGAACCAAACCCAAATTTCTATTCGCGTTTCACGGAGAACTCTCCCATGATGACTATAACTTGATTGGTGTGGCGGATAACGATACTGCAAACTTTATAAAAGAGTTGGATTTATCTGGTGCTTTAAATAACACTATTTTGATTGTGATGGCAGATCATGGGCATAG ATTTGCAGCAGTTAGGAACACGGTTCAAGGAAAACAAGAAGAGCGCCTTCCATTTTTCTCTTTCACTTTTCCAAGTtggtttaaattgaaatatccggccgaatatttaaatataaaaattaatagagaCATGCTAACAACCCCATTTGATGTGCACAAGACGCTCCAACATATTTTGGACTTTTCATATATTCCTTATGCTGACATTACTCAGCGAGGCGTCTCTCTATTCTCGCAG ATCCCATATGAAAGATCGTGTTCTTATGCCTATATAGAGCCCCATTGGTGTGCCTGTTTAGACTGGCAAACCATTAACTTGACACACCCTCTAACAAGCCGCGTTGCATCCGCTCTGGTAGAcgctataaataattttacagctGTGCATAGAGACATTTGCTCACCAGTAAATATTTCTCGCATATTCTGGATAACTAAACTGACCCCTAATCAgaatttgctgaaatttaGACAAAACGCTGATATCGACGGTTTCGTAGCCGACCTCTCTGCCAAATTGAACGTTAAGACTGATTTATATCAGATCAAAGTTTCCCTGATTCCCGGTGATTCTATATTTGAAGCTTCCATTGAACATGTCAAAGAAGGCGATTTTTTGCAGGTGAAAATGTCGGATATTAGTAGGATTAATATGTATAGGGAGCAGGCGTTCTGTGTTGAAAAGGATTTTCCTGAGTTTaggaaatattgtttttgtcGCTCTTAA
- the LOC136418501 gene encoding uncharacterized protein isoform X2, whose amino-acid sequence MKFVKNVPPIDCSKAGIDWVKCQGSECVIQDEARQKYGPIKCSFTDIIRINDFELSDGETTYSSEYYKLEKSDVVRASCQSSEYKWLATLTGIRLENGIWDRSSWEEMKSTAAKMNVLIFGYDSLSRNAFIRKLPETYEYLTKNLDSIVLEGYNIVGDGTPQALIPLLTGKTELELPDTRKRVKDTAFVNSYPFIWNEYKAAGYVTAFFEDVPSIGTFTYRLNGFQEVPTDHYMRPYYLANLGEQSKWPKLCTGDSPRHQIILNMIKDFFSVYRTKPKFLFAFHGELSHDDYNLIGVADNDTANFIKELDLSGALNNTILIVMADHGHRFAAVRNTVQGKQEERLPFFSFTFPSWFKLKYPAEYLNIKINRDMLTTPFDVHKTLQHILDFSYIPYADITQRGVSLFSQIPYERSCSYAYIEPHWCACLDWQTINLTHPLTSRVASALVDAINNFTAVHRDICSPVNISRIFWITKLTPNQNLLKFRQNADIDGFVADLSAKLNVKTDLYQIKVSLIPGDSIFEASIEHVKEGDFLQVKMSDISRINMYREQAFCVEKDFPEFRKYCFCRS is encoded by the exons atgaaatttgtcaaaaatgtcCCTCCAATAGACTGCTCTAAAGCTGGCATTGATTGGGTAAAATGCCAA GGCTCGGAATGTGTCATTCAAGATGAAGCGAGACAAAAATATGGCCCAATCAAATGCTCTTTTACTGACATAATTAGAATAAATGATTTCGAATTGTCAGATGGGGAAACAACCTATTCTTCAGAGTACTATAAGCTAGAGAAAAGTGACGTAGTAAGAGCTTCTTGTCAGTCATCAGAGTACAAGTGGTTGGCAACGTTGACGGGCATAAGGTTAGAAAATGGCATCTGGGATAGATCTAGTTGGGAGGAAATGAAAAGCACAGCCgcaaaaatgaatgttttaatatttggaTATGATTCTTTATCCAGGAATGcgtttattagaaaattgccAGAGACATATGAGTATCTCACAAAGAATTTGGATTCCATTGTTTTGGAAGG GTATAACATAGTGGGCGATGGTACTCCTCAAGCTTTAATCCCTCTTCTAACTGGAAAAACAGAATTAGAACTACCAGATACCAGAAAACGCGTAAAAGACACTGCATTTGTAAACTCTTATCCATTTATATGGAACGAATACAAAGCTGCAGGCTATGTCACTGCGTTTTTTGAAGATGTTCCAAGTATTGGGACGTTCACCTATAGACTTAATGGTTTCCAG gAGGTACCCACTGACCATTATATGCGGCCCTATTATCTGGCCAACCTAGGTGAGCAAAGTAAGTGGCCCAAACTGTGTACTGGGGACTCACCTAGACACCAGATTATTTTAAACATGATCAAAGAC TTTTTTAGTGTCTACAGAACCAAACCCAAATTTCTATTCGCGTTTCACGGAGAACTCTCCCATGATGACTATAACTTGATTGGTGTGGCGGATAACGATACTGCAAACTTTATAAAAGAGTTGGATTTATCTGGTGCTTTAAATAACACTATTTTGATTGTGATGGCAGATCATGGGCATAG ATTTGCAGCAGTTAGGAACACGGTTCAAGGAAAACAAGAAGAGCGCCTTCCATTTTTCTCTTTCACTTTTCCAAGTtggtttaaattgaaatatccggccgaatatttaaatataaaaattaatagagaCATGCTAACAACCCCATTTGATGTGCACAAGACGCTCCAACATATTTTGGACTTTTCATATATTCCTTATGCTGACATTACTCAGCGAGGCGTCTCTCTATTCTCGCAG ATCCCATATGAAAGATCGTGTTCTTATGCCTATATAGAGCCCCATTGGTGTGCCTGTTTAGACTGGCAAACCATTAACTTGACACACCCTCTAACAAGCCGCGTTGCATCCGCTCTGGTAGAcgctataaataattttacagctGTGCATAGAGACATTTGCTCACCAGTAAATATTTCTCGCATATTCTGGATAACTAAACTGACCCCTAATCAgaatttgctgaaatttaGACAAAACGCTGATATCGACGGTTTCGTAGCCGACCTCTCTGCCAAATTGAACGTTAAGACTGATTTATATCAGATCAAAGTTTCCCTGATTCCCGGTGATTCTATATTTGAAGCTTCCATTGAACATGTCAAAGAAGGCGATTTTTTGCAGGTGAAAATGTCGGATATTAGTAGGATTAATATGTATAGGGAGCAGGCGTTCTGTGTTGAAAAGGATTTTCCTGAGTTTaggaaatattgtttttgtcGCTCTTAA